In the Thermodesulfobacteriota bacterium genome, CGGCAAGAGGATCAGATCACCCGGGGAACGAGGAAGGCCTCGTGGTTGGCCGCCGGGGCGTTGGCCAGGGCCTGCTGCCGTTCCAGGGAGGGGACCACCTCGTCGTCACGGAAGACGTTCTCGACTTCCAGGGCATGGGTGGTGGCGGGCACGCCGGTGGTGTCGAGCTCCCCCCCGCGCTCGACGTAGGCGAGGATCTCCCCCAGCGGGGCGGCCCGGGGGGCCCGGTC is a window encoding:
- the gatC gene encoding Asp-tRNA(Asn)/Glu-tRNA(Gln) amidotransferase subunit GatC — protein: DRAPRAAPLGEILAYVERGGELDTTGVPATTHALEVENVFRDDEVVPSLERQQALANAPAANHEAFLVPRVI